Proteins encoded by one window of Chryseobacterium aquaeductus:
- the ppk1 gene encoding polyphosphate kinase 1, giving the protein MSVHFNPRDITWLAFNERVLQEAMDENVPLHLRIRFLGIFSNNLDEFFRVRVAGLKRAMDFKEKVTAESFYQPPSKILQRINEIVITQQADFDKTWKKIQVEMAEQKVFIKNSKNLTAKQKEFVRKYFDEVVESNVIPILLHENTPMPYYRDKSLYLGVAMRKKDWQYHSNYAIIEIPSRFVGRFVLLPTEDPEEKNVMLLEDVITFNLPHIFSYFGYDEFSANAFKVTKDAEMDIDNDIRTNFAEKIEKGLKNRRKGKPTRFVFDKDMDKALLELLIRKLNLSKKDSIIPGGKIHNFKHFMDFPDVFEYYKKPVERTSFTHHAFEHGERVTDVILKQDVLLSFPYHTYTPVIDLLREAAMDPDVKSIQITAYRLASSSKIINALIYAARNGKDVTVMLELQARFDEESNLEWKEMLEPEGITVLVGIPDKKVHAKLCVIKKRVHNKTLQYGFISTGNFNEKTARIYGDHLIMTSDRGIMADINKVFTALKKPKDDYISVLKTCKNLLVCPVFMREKIVHHIDKEIEEAKAGRRAEMIIKANSISDRALITKLYDAAQAGVVIRIIVRGIYCAINQKEFKEKIKAISIVDEYLEHARVMYFYNKGSQDLYISSADWMNRNLDYRIEAAAKITDKNLKKELKDILDIQLSDNVKARILDKKLGNEYISNGEKECRSQIETYNYLKAKTTGK; this is encoded by the coding sequence ATGTCAGTACACTTTAATCCCAGAGATATTACCTGGTTGGCGTTTAATGAAAGAGTTTTGCAGGAAGCAATGGACGAAAATGTACCTTTGCATCTTAGAATCAGATTTCTGGGGATTTTCTCCAACAATTTAGACGAATTTTTCAGAGTACGTGTAGCAGGTCTTAAACGTGCAATGGATTTTAAAGAAAAGGTAACTGCAGAATCTTTTTATCAGCCTCCTTCGAAAATTCTACAGAGAATCAACGAAATTGTGATCACCCAGCAGGCAGATTTTGACAAAACCTGGAAAAAAATTCAGGTTGAAATGGCAGAACAAAAAGTGTTTATAAAAAACTCTAAAAACCTGACCGCAAAGCAGAAAGAATTTGTAAGAAAATATTTTGACGAAGTAGTAGAATCTAATGTCATCCCTATTCTTCTGCACGAAAATACGCCGATGCCTTACTACAGAGATAAAAGTTTGTATCTGGGTGTGGCAATGAGAAAAAAAGACTGGCAATACCACAGCAATTATGCGATTATAGAAATTCCGTCACGTTTTGTGGGAAGGTTTGTACTTTTGCCAACGGAAGATCCGGAAGAAAAAAATGTCATGCTATTGGAAGATGTCATTACCTTCAATCTTCCTCATATTTTCTCGTATTTCGGATATGATGAGTTTTCTGCCAATGCATTTAAAGTTACAAAAGACGCAGAAATGGATATTGATAATGACATCAGAACCAATTTTGCAGAAAAAATAGAAAAAGGTCTTAAGAACAGACGAAAAGGAAAGCCTACAAGATTTGTTTTTGATAAAGATATGGATAAAGCTTTACTCGAACTGCTTATCCGAAAATTGAATTTAAGCAAAAAAGACAGCATCATTCCCGGCGGTAAAATTCATAATTTTAAACACTTTATGGATTTCCCGGACGTTTTTGAATATTACAAGAAACCTGTCGAGAGAACATCTTTCACACATCATGCTTTTGAACATGGTGAAAGAGTAACCGATGTTATTTTGAAACAGGATGTCTTACTGAGCTTCCCATACCATACTTATACACCAGTGATTGATTTGTTGCGAGAAGCTGCGATGGATCCTGATGTGAAATCTATCCAGATTACCGCATATCGTTTGGCAAGCAGTTCAAAAATCATCAATGCATTGATTTATGCTGCCAGAAACGGTAAAGATGTCACAGTAATGCTGGAGCTTCAGGCAAGATTTGATGAAGAATCTAATCTTGAATGGAAAGAAATGCTGGAACCTGAAGGAATTACAGTTTTGGTCGGAATCCCCGACAAAAAGGTTCATGCTAAATTATGCGTTATCAAAAAAAGAGTGCACAACAAAACTCTTCAGTACGGGTTCATCAGCACTGGTAATTTCAACGAAAAGACCGCAAGAATATATGGTGATCATTTGATTATGACTTCAGACAGAGGCATAATGGCAGACATCAACAAAGTATTCACTGCGTTGAAAAAACCTAAAGATGATTATATTTCAGTTTTGAAAACGTGTAAAAATTTGTTGGTATGTCCGGTTTTTATGCGTGAAAAAATCGTTCATCATATTGATAAAGAAATTGAGGAAGCGAAAGCTGGGCGAAGAGCAGAAATGATCATCAAAGCCAATTCTATAAGTGACCGTGCTCTTATCACCAAATTGTATGATGCGGCACAAGCTGGTGTAGTGATCAGAATTATTGTAAGAGGTATCTATTGCGCTATTAATCAGAAAGAATTTAAAGAAAAAATAAAAGCAATAAGTATTGTCGACGAATATCTGGAGCACGCTCGTGTGATGTATTTCTATAACAAGGGTTCTCAAGATTTATACATTTCGTCTGCCGACTGGATGAATCGAAATTTGGATTACAGAATAGAAGCCGCAGCAAAAATCACCGATAAAAATCTAAAAAAAGAACTGAAAGATATTCTCGATATTCAGTTGAGTGACAATGTAAAGGCCAGGATTCTGGATAAAAAATTAGGCAACGAATATATAAGTAACGGTGAAAAAGAATGCCGCTCTCAGATCGAAACCTATAATTATCTGAAAGCAAAAACAACGGGCAAATAG
- a CDS encoding NifU family protein, translated as METNITHEHTVTKVMEALESIRPFLNKDGGDIELIDVKEDTVYVKLLGNCSGCSLNFSTLKLGVENTIKQHAPEITKVVNVE; from the coding sequence ATGGAGACAAATATAACACACGAACACACTGTAACAAAAGTAATGGAAGCTCTGGAGAGCATTCGTCCGTTTCTGAATAAAGACGGTGGAGATATTGAGTTGATTGATGTGAAAGAAGATACGGTTTATGTAAAACTTTTAGGCAACTGCTCTGGATGTTCTCTGAACTTTTCAACCCTGAAACTGGGCGTAGAAAATACTATCAAACAACACGCTCCTGAGATTACGAAAGTAGTGAATGTAGAATAA
- a CDS encoding Mrp/NBP35 family ATP-binding protein — translation MLTKEKVQDFLKEIEVDDLVSNFQVMGSDVYIDMTAHSPAMHEKKKLEAAMKQAFASEFGEDINLKLKIVSPEPSEVQLSQIKGKQIPGIQNIIAIASGKGGVGKSTVAANLAVTLAKMGFKVGILDADIYGPSVPTMFDTEGQKPISVDVNGKSLMKPIENYGVKMLSIGYFSGANQAVVWRGPMASKALNQMIRDAAWGELDFLLIDLPPGTGDIHLSIIQEVPVTGAVIVSTPQHVALADVRKGIAMFQMESINIPVLGLIENMAYFSPEELPDNKYYIFGNQGAQYLAEDLGIPVLGEIPLIQSIREAGDVGRPAALQEGSKIAEIYVETARKMVESLVERNKFLPPTEAVKITTMAGCSPKK, via the coding sequence ATGTTGACTAAAGAAAAAGTTCAGGATTTCCTTAAAGAAATAGAAGTAGATGATTTGGTGAGTAACTTTCAGGTAATGGGCAGCGATGTGTACATTGATATGACCGCTCATTCACCGGCAATGCACGAAAAAAAGAAACTTGAGGCAGCAATGAAACAGGCTTTTGCAAGTGAATTTGGAGAAGACATTAATTTAAAACTAAAAATAGTTTCTCCCGAGCCAAGCGAAGTTCAGCTAAGTCAGATCAAAGGAAAACAGATCCCTGGAATACAAAATATTATCGCCATCGCATCCGGAAAGGGAGGTGTTGGTAAGTCTACTGTTGCTGCCAATCTTGCGGTAACTTTGGCAAAAATGGGTTTTAAAGTAGGGATTTTAGATGCTGATATTTACGGACCGTCTGTACCCACGATGTTTGATACAGAAGGTCAGAAGCCTATTTCTGTTGACGTCAACGGAAAAAGCTTGATGAAACCTATCGAAAATTATGGTGTAAAAATGCTGTCTATCGGATATTTTTCAGGAGCAAATCAAGCGGTGGTTTGGAGAGGTCCGATGGCTTCAAAAGCTTTGAACCAAATGATCAGAGATGCAGCCTGGGGAGAATTAGATTTCTTACTGATTGATCTTCCGCCGGGAACAGGAGATATTCATTTGTCTATTATTCAGGAGGTTCCTGTAACGGGAGCGGTGATCGTGAGTACACCTCAGCACGTTGCATTGGCGGATGTGAGAAAAGGAATTGCAATGTTCCAGATGGAAAGCATCAACATTCCTGTTCTTGGATTAATAGAAAATATGGCTTATTTTAGCCCGGAAGAATTACCAGACAATAAATATTATATCTTTGGAAATCAGGGAGCACAATATCTGGCTGAAGATTTGGGAATTCCTGTTTTAGGAGAAATTCCATTGATTCAAAGCATCAGAGAAGCGGGAGACGTCGGAAGACCTGCAGCGCTTCAGGAAGGTTCTAAAATCGCAGAAATCTATGTAGAAACTGCAAGAAAAATGGTAGAGAGCCTTGTAGAAAGAAATAAGTTTCTACCGCCTACAGAAGCCGTGAAAATCACGACGATGGCAGGTTGCTCACCAAAAAAATAA
- a CDS encoding metallophosphoesterase, translated as MNYIIILLIIVAFVVVMLLLIKIWEVRFFKPKHIEISLYKDELDELMTEPDKKIVSSYFFIPRKSVEWFNLPGLLNTFKRVSLSTDTLSIIDKREVQDSFGKDFSDVPFQRQSEKKSNGEKAFWFDFTADTGDGFDSTMNVFYPLTRDKISYQYGTGFLELDRADMLVVGGDLVYPDATETNYIDRFKGPIRLLFPSDKQNVKGGRFAKNNTLLVATPGNHDWYDGLNAFFRMMCQQKRVGYYQTIQQRSYFAYKLTDKVHILGVDNQLMGDVDIPQLEYFVRYIVDLAKTMTKIKQYFILLIAEPNWYGYAAEDRGKRRQRMDSLEYFIMEMKKTAKYSHVLEENPDFEIEFKMILCGDVHHYAHYEFFPKSDEEKIDIQHLVTSGGGGAFGHLTDFLQEKIRIPDFTNRFGEFVNYKLKKTYPDKENSKKLNHYNLLFPLYNRWFTVMLIVIAFISSYIYVHNDGFFLRTLALLIMPVIVTFIIYKVASPERSRKEIWIDNFLYSMMFVSSFCLQIFMMRDFYDYMQITDLKIGTFLCKINPALFNLFNIDENKANDFLNFNERRSIVFIVLGILQSFFFGFYLWFSYRFFGKHVTEASSSRVQKHKRNFLKFKITDSQITVYSIGIEKCYPWKSLLKGKRAADLQKEIYKSQENPEAFLKEKFGDTYEKSDYRIIDVFNIDLN; from the coding sequence ATGAATTATATTATTATACTTCTCATTATTGTTGCTTTCGTAGTGGTAATGTTGCTCTTAATCAAAATTTGGGAGGTCAGATTTTTTAAGCCAAAGCACATTGAAATTTCTCTTTATAAAGACGAATTGGATGAGCTGATGACTGAGCCAGATAAGAAAATAGTAAGCAGCTATTTTTTTATCCCAAGAAAAAGTGTGGAATGGTTTAATCTTCCAGGACTTCTCAATACTTTCAAAAGAGTGTCGCTTTCTACTGATACACTCTCTATCATTGATAAAAGAGAGGTTCAGGACAGTTTCGGAAAAGATTTTAGTGATGTTCCGTTTCAAAGGCAGTCAGAAAAAAAATCGAATGGCGAAAAAGCTTTTTGGTTTGATTTTACTGCAGATACCGGAGATGGTTTCGATTCTACGATGAACGTTTTTTATCCGCTCACACGCGATAAAATTTCTTATCAATACGGAACAGGTTTTTTAGAACTCGACCGAGCAGATATGTTGGTTGTTGGAGGAGATTTGGTGTATCCGGATGCTACAGAAACTAATTATATTGATCGGTTTAAAGGACCTATCAGATTATTATTTCCTTCTGATAAACAAAATGTAAAAGGTGGACGTTTTGCTAAAAATAATACTTTACTTGTCGCCACTCCCGGTAATCATGATTGGTATGATGGTCTGAATGCTTTTTTCAGAATGATGTGCCAGCAGAAGAGAGTGGGATATTACCAGACGATTCAGCAGAGAAGCTATTTTGCATATAAACTTACCGACAAAGTCCATATTTTGGGTGTAGATAATCAATTAATGGGAGATGTGGACATTCCTCAATTGGAATATTTTGTAAGATACATCGTGGATTTGGCAAAAACTATGACTAAAATTAAGCAGTATTTCATTCTTTTGATTGCTGAACCCAATTGGTACGGCTATGCTGCTGAAGACCGCGGGAAAAGAAGACAAAGGATGGACAGTCTGGAGTATTTTATCATGGAAATGAAAAAAACTGCCAAATATTCTCATGTATTAGAAGAAAATCCGGATTTTGAAATTGAATTTAAAATGATTTTGTGTGGAGATGTACATCATTACGCTCATTACGAGTTTTTTCCAAAAAGCGATGAAGAAAAAATTGACATTCAGCATTTGGTAACTTCTGGCGGAGGTGGTGCTTTCGGGCATCTGACAGATTTTCTGCAGGAAAAGATAAGAATTCCTGATTTTACCAACCGATTCGGTGAATTTGTAAATTATAAATTAAAGAAAACCTATCCAGATAAAGAAAATTCTAAAAAATTAAACCATTATAATTTACTTTTTCCATTATATAATCGTTGGTTTACAGTAATGCTTATTGTTATTGCATTTATCAGCAGCTATATTTATGTGCATAATGATGGCTTTTTTCTTCGCACTCTTGCTTTGCTTATAATGCCTGTGATCGTAACATTTATTATATATAAAGTTGCCTCGCCGGAACGATCACGCAAAGAAATCTGGATCGATAATTTTTTGTACAGTATGATGTTTGTATCTTCATTTTGCCTGCAGATTTTTATGATGAGAGATTTTTATGATTACATGCAGATAACCGATTTAAAGATAGGAACTTTTTTGTGTAAAATAAATCCAGCATTATTTAATCTTTTTAATATCGATGAAAATAAAGCTAATGACTTTTTAAATTTCAATGAAAGAAGATCTATTGTATTTATTGTTTTAGGTATTTTGCAATCATTTTTCTTCGGTTTTTATCTTTGGTTCAGCTATCGTTTTTTCGGAAAACACGTTACCGAAGCTTCAAGCAGCAGAGTGCAAAAACATAAAAGAAATTTTTTAAAGTTTAAAATCACTGATTCACAAATCACCGTTTATAGTATCGGAATCGAAAAATGTTATCCCTGGAAATCTCTTTTAAAAGGAAAAAGAGCCGCAGATCTACAAAAGGAAATTTATAAATCACAGGAAAATCCTGAAGCGTTTCTTAAAGAAAAATTCGGAGATACTTACGAAAAAAGCGATTATAGGATTATTGATGTATTCAATATAGACCTAAATTAG
- a CDS encoding Ppx/GppA phosphatase family protein, with amino-acid sequence MIIAAIDIGSNAARLLINEVKIQNGKPEFIKLNLLRIPLRLGMDVFTLKKIGEEREKMVLDSMKIFSDLMKVYKVEHYRACATSAMRDAENGKEIIEKVKVSSDINIEIISGDEEATLVYENHVAEGLDKDFAYLYVDVGGGSTELTFYEDDKMVYEKSFNIGTIRLLNNLVTEDNWKEMKAEIKANINSRKQIVAIGSGGNINKVFSMSKTKDGKPMSIAYLKKAYKEFNDLSVEERMTKYGFRQDRADVLVYALEIYNFVMHWADINKIYVPKISVADGLIHNIYERVSGEE; translated from the coding sequence ATGATCATTGCAGCGATAGACATAGGAAGTAATGCAGCCCGACTTTTAATCAACGAGGTGAAAATTCAAAACGGAAAACCTGAATTTATTAAATTAAATCTCTTGCGTATACCATTACGATTGGGAATGGATGTTTTCACATTAAAAAAAATCGGCGAGGAAAGGGAAAAAATGGTCTTAGATTCGATGAAAATTTTCAGTGATCTGATGAAAGTTTATAAAGTTGAACATTACAGAGCCTGTGCTACAAGCGCGATGCGTGATGCCGAGAACGGAAAAGAAATCATTGAAAAAGTAAAAGTTTCCTCAGATATCAACATAGAAATTATCTCCGGAGACGAAGAAGCTACTTTAGTTTATGAAAACCACGTTGCAGAAGGTCTTGACAAAGATTTCGCATATTTGTATGTAGATGTTGGTGGTGGTTCTACCGAGCTTACTTTCTATGAAGATGATAAAATGGTTTACGAAAAATCTTTCAATATCGGAACGATTCGTCTTCTCAACAATCTCGTGACAGAAGACAACTGGAAGGAAATGAAAGCTGAAATAAAAGCAAATATCAACAGCAGAAAGCAAATTGTCGCCATAGGTTCCGGAGGAAACATCAACAAAGTTTTCTCAATGAGCAAAACCAAAGACGGCAAACCGATGTCTATTGCTTATCTGAAAAAAGCCTACAAAGAATTCAACGATCTTTCGGTAGAAGAAAGAATGACCAAATATGGCTTCAGACAAGACAGAGCCGATGTTTTGGTGTACGCTTTGGAAATCTACAACTTCGTGATGCATTGGGCAGATATTAATAAGATCTATGTTCCTAAAATTTCAGTTGCCGATGGTTTGATTCATAATATTTATGAGAGGGTTTCGGGGGAGGAGTAA
- a CDS encoding serine hydrolase domain-containing protein has protein sequence MKRIILITVVFFALSSCKNGSKTGITETEKQKDSLTAEINQFNNKGVFNGFAVSIVNDKGTLYQQGFGFADIKNKKKYTDSTIQNIASISKTFVGLALLKAQELGKLKLDDPINKYLPFKVVNPNFPKNEITIRHLANHTSSIIDNEFYLTKNYFLKENQDLNGRNLVFDETQVFNPKDSVVSMEIFLSNLLTEKGKWNTNEVYAKNKPGDIYEYSNIGTTLAAFVIEKATGETFDKFTKKHILKPLKMNASGWHFEDIEFANYSKLYENPKTVLPFYGMVSYPDGNFITSINDLSLYLTELIKGYNGNGTILSKESFKEYFRPQLEAKNFLDRNDKNPFSESFNIGVFIGFGYTGYIGHTGGDPGVGSMLFFDPKNNIGRILIINTSFSDKIGNDTFYGIWDKLEKYQTKLMN, from the coding sequence ATGAAAAGAATAATATTAATAACAGTTGTATTTTTTGCTTTGAGTTCCTGTAAAAATGGAAGCAAAACAGGAATCACTGAAACCGAAAAACAAAAAGATTCATTAACTGCTGAAATAAATCAATTTAATAATAAGGGTGTATTTAATGGTTTTGCGGTTTCAATAGTTAATGACAAAGGAACATTGTATCAGCAAGGCTTCGGATTTGCTGACATTAAAAATAAGAAAAAATATACTGACTCAACTATTCAGAATATTGCGTCAATATCTAAAACGTTTGTTGGGTTGGCTTTGTTGAAAGCACAAGAATTAGGAAAACTTAAATTAGACGACCCAATCAATAAATATTTACCCTTCAAAGTCGTGAACCCAAACTTTCCGAAAAATGAGATTACAATTAGACATCTAGCTAATCACACTTCCAGTATTATTGACAACGAATTTTATTTGACTAAAAACTATTTTTTGAAAGAAAATCAAGACTTAAATGGAAGGAATTTAGTTTTTGACGAAACACAGGTTTTTAATCCAAAAGATTCTGTTGTTTCTATGGAAATATTTTTATCCAACTTGTTGACAGAAAAAGGCAAATGGAACACTAATGAAGTTTATGCAAAAAATAAACCCGGAGACATTTACGAATATTCAAACATCGGAACAACATTAGCAGCCTTTGTAATTGAGAAGGCAACAGGTGAAACATTTGACAAGTTTACTAAAAAACACATACTAAAGCCTTTAAAAATGAATGCCTCTGGTTGGCATTTTGAAGACATTGAATTTGCTAACTATTCCAAACTTTATGAAAACCCAAAAACAGTTTTGCCATTTTACGGTATGGTTTCCTATCCTGACGGAAATTTTATCACTTCAATAAATGATTTGAGTTTATACTTAACAGAACTCATCAAAGGTTACAATGGTAACGGAACAATATTGAGCAAAGAAAGTTTCAAAGAATATTTCCGACCACAATTGGAAGCAAAAAACTTTTTAGACAGAAACGACAAAAATCCATTTAGTGAGAGTTTTAATATTGGTGTTTTTATAGGATTTGGTTACACAGGCTATATTGGACACACAGGAGGTGACCCAGGAGTTGGTTCAATGTTGTTTTTTGACCCTAAAAATAATATTGGACGAATTTTGATAATCAACACGTCTTTTTCGGACAAAATTGGAAATGATACATTTTATGGAATATGGGACAAATTAGAAAAATATCAAACCAAATTAATGAATTAA
- a CDS encoding choice-of-anchor I family protein codes for MKNKYLFRSLLPIAALFHGAVSGQTLVHYWNFNNNASVAAITTPTSTLLNGSITAVSTGTGNTDTFIDFAGGTSQNFNVENLNARNGDASGTHLRYNFPINGNVQFSLPTTGYNNVVVKFTTRRSGSGAGNQNWFYSLDGTTFVPYQTVTSQDANPQLITFDFSTISGVANNPNFKLKVEFSAGAGGAVGNNRFDNFTVDAVATGGVDTTPPTVTYLPANNITNASTTANPTITFNENVRLLDNSAITSANALGLVELRLSNATGAVVPFTTTFSNNQITVIPTGGLLPNQAYYLALKPNMVEDASDNAVTTTTSTTFTTAGTSISLDKTFIKVNENAGTLAFKINVNNPANATVNLAVKPAPFSTANSSDFTLTNQTLTITPTTTSVTVNIPIIDDTLEEQMAEYFVLSLENPVGATLSGEASSTVYIVDNDKAAPVASNQVQLNYIGSFDPSGNSTSSTEIVVHDPASQRLFTISSLTDVFDIINFANPLAPTVISTVNMLPYGGITSVAVKNGIIAVASPNGTNAQSNGSVVFFDINGTFLKQVSVGVLPDMITFTPDGTKVMTANEGEPNDAYTVDPEGSISIIDIPTLTVAGIQALTQSNVTTLGFTQFNGQEAALAATGGRKVKSTNTLAQDLEPEYIAISPDSQKAWISCQENNAIIEVNLATKTLGSIWGLGKKDMNLPGNGFDASDNNGEVLIANWPVKAYYNPDAMASYQIGSANYIVTANEGDEKDLGGFSERTTVGAASYGLDTTVFPNASVLKASHNLGRYRVTSVNGNTDADAEYEEIHGLGARSFSIFNADTKQIVYDSGDQFERYTATNHPLIFNADNEANGAKNRSRAKGPEPEGVTLGTINGQTFAFITLERTGGVMVYNVTNPNNVTFTDYKHSRTTSAFGGDNGPEGITYIAPANTTTGKGYVIVANEISGTLSMYEVILSPTLSTGEVKPQKASFNIFPNPVNKGNTLYFNKAQGYELYDMSGKLLGKEKNALTIDTSKLNTGVYLIKTSEGEVKRVIVK; via the coding sequence ATGAAGAACAAATACCTTTTCAGAAGTTTGTTACCTATCGCAGCCTTATTTCATGGTGCAGTTTCGGGGCAGACTCTGGTTCATTACTGGAATTTTAATAACAATGCATCTGTTGCAGCCATTACAACTCCAACTTCTACACTATTGAATGGTTCGATCACTGCAGTTTCTACAGGAACAGGAAATACAGACACCTTCATCGATTTTGCAGGAGGAACATCGCAAAACTTTAATGTTGAAAATCTTAATGCAAGAAACGGAGACGCTTCCGGTACACATTTGAGATACAACTTTCCTATTAACGGTAATGTACAATTCAGTTTACCAACAACGGGATACAATAATGTTGTTGTAAAATTTACGACAAGAAGATCTGGTTCGGGTGCAGGAAATCAAAACTGGTTTTACTCATTAGACGGAACTACTTTTGTCCCTTATCAAACTGTAACGTCACAGGACGCAAATCCGCAATTAATTACATTTGATTTTTCAACCATTTCGGGCGTTGCAAATAACCCGAATTTTAAACTGAAAGTCGAATTTTCTGCAGGCGCAGGAGGAGCTGTAGGAAACAACCGTTTTGATAATTTCACAGTAGATGCCGTTGCAACAGGAGGAGTTGATACTACTCCACCTACTGTCACTTATTTACCTGCGAATAATATTACAAACGCTTCCACAACTGCAAATCCTACAATTACATTTAATGAAAACGTAAGATTGCTAGACAATTCAGCGATTACTTCTGCCAATGCTCTGGGTTTAGTTGAATTGAGATTGAGTAATGCCACAGGAGCAGTTGTACCTTTCACAACTACGTTCAGCAATAATCAGATCACGGTGATTCCAACCGGAGGTCTTCTTCCAAATCAGGCTTACTATTTAGCTTTAAAACCAAATATGGTGGAAGATGCGAGTGATAATGCAGTGACTACTACAACTTCTACAACATTTACTACAGCAGGAACATCTATTTCTTTAGATAAAACTTTCATTAAAGTCAACGAAAACGCCGGAACATTAGCATTTAAGATCAATGTTAACAATCCTGCAAACGCAACGGTGAATCTGGCTGTAAAACCTGCGCCTTTCAGTACGGCAAACAGCAGTGATTTTACTTTAACGAATCAAACCCTCACTATTACTCCAACCACGACAAGTGTTACGGTAAATATTCCAATTATTGATGATACTTTGGAAGAACAAATGGCTGAGTATTTTGTTTTAAGCCTTGAAAATCCTGTAGGAGCAACTCTTTCAGGTGAAGCTTCATCTACCGTTTATATTGTTGATAATGATAAAGCAGCTCCGGTTGCCTCGAATCAGGTTCAATTAAATTATATCGGAAGCTTTGATCCTTCAGGAAACAGCACGAGCTCAACAGAAATTGTCGTTCATGATCCTGCGAGTCAAAGACTATTCACAATAAGTTCATTGACGGATGTTTTCGACATTATCAATTTTGCAAATCCTCTTGCACCAACTGTAATCAGCACAGTAAATATGCTTCCTTATGGTGGAATTACAAGTGTCGCCGTGAAAAACGGAATCATCGCAGTTGCATCTCCAAACGGAACTAATGCTCAAAGTAACGGATCTGTTGTTTTCTTTGACATCAACGGAACTTTTCTAAAGCAGGTTTCTGTAGGAGTTTTACCGGATATGATTACTTTCACACCAGACGGAACCAAAGTGATGACTGCCAATGAAGGTGAACCAAACGATGCTTACACCGTAGATCCGGAAGGCTCGATCAGTATTATTGACATTCCAACTTTGACGGTTGCCGGTATTCAGGCTCTTACGCAATCTAATGTTACCACACTAGGATTTACACAGTTCAACGGTCAGGAAGCAGCATTAGCCGCAACAGGTGGCAGAAAAGTAAAATCTACAAACACTCTTGCTCAGGATCTTGAACCGGAATATATTGCAATAAGCCCAGACAGTCAGAAGGCTTGGATTTCTTGTCAGGAAAACAATGCGATTATTGAGGTTAATTTAGCTACAAAAACTTTGGGAAGCATTTGGGGATTAGGTAAAAAAGATATGAATCTTCCAGGAAATGGTTTCGACGCTTCAGACAATAACGGAGAGGTTTTAATCGCCAACTGGCCAGTAAAAGCCTATTACAATCCTGATGCAATGGCATCTTACCAAATAGGAAGTGCCAATTATATCGTAACTGCCAACGAAGGTGACGAAAAAGATCTTGGCGGATTTAGTGAAAGAACAACAGTAGGAGCAGCATCTTACGGATTAGACACCACAGTTTTCCCAAATGCTTCTGTGTTGAAGGCTTCGCATAATTTAGGAAGATACCGTGTAACGAGTGTAAACGGAAATACAGATGCCGATGCCGAATATGAAGAAATCCACGGTTTGGGAGCGAGATCATTCTCAATTTTCAATGCAGATACCAAACAAATCGTGTACGATAGCGGAGATCAGTTTGAAAGATATACAGCAACGAATCATCCTCTGATTTTCAACGCCGACAACGAAGCCAACGGAGCTAAGAACCGAAGTCGTGCAAAAGGTCCGGAACCTGAAGGAGTGACTTTAGGAACAATCAACGGACAGACTTTCGCTTTCATCACCTTAGAAAGAACCGGAGGTGTGATGGTGTACAATGTGACAAATCCGAATAACGTAACGTTTACAGATTACAAACATTCTAGAACGACCTCAGCGTTTGGTGGAGACAACGGTCCTGAAGGCATCACCTATATTGCTCCTGCAAACACAACGACAGGAAAAGGATACGTCATCGTTGCCAACGAAATCAGCGGTACTTTGTCGATGTATGAAGTTATTCTTTCACCAACCTTATCGACAGGTGAAGTGAAACCACAAAAAGCAAGCTTCAACATCTTCCCGAATCCCGTGAACAAAGGAAATACGTTATATTTCAACAAAGCTCAGGGCTATGAATTATACGATATGTCCGGCAAACTTCTAGGAAAAGAGAAAAACGCTCTGACGATTGACACCTCAAAACTAAACACAGGAGTTTATCTTATTAAAACTTCCGAAGGTGAAGTGAAAAGGGTAATTGTAAAATAA